The following are encoded in a window of Chloroflexaceae bacterium genomic DNA:
- a CDS encoding alpha/beta fold hydrolase has product MQQTLAGDLDVDLSPIRRIYPFRTRRLAVPGGALSFVDEGAGPPVVLLHGNPTWSFYYRRLISGLRDAHRVIAPDHMGCGLSDKPQEYPYTLSTHIANLDRLLSHLDLGPIDLVVHDWGGPIGMGWAVAHPERVRRLVVLNTAAFLSPRLPWRIAVCRYPLFGDLAVRGLNAFVLGGTVMAVERPMHPEVRYGYLLPYRRWRDRVAIQRFVRDIPMHPGHPAWAVVDAIDRDLAALRKHPMLILWGGRDWCFTDHFLAGWLQRFPDAEAVRFDDAGHYVLEDAHEEIVPRVRRFLA; this is encoded by the coding sequence AGAATATACCCCTTTCGCACGCGGCGTCTCGCTGTGCCGGGCGGCGCGCTAAGTTTTGTAGACGAAGGCGCCGGCCCGCCGGTGGTGCTGCTGCACGGCAATCCTACCTGGTCGTTCTATTACCGCCGGCTGATTTCCGGTCTCCGCGATGCCCACCGGGTGATCGCTCCCGACCATATGGGCTGCGGGCTTTCCGACAAACCCCAGGAGTACCCCTACACGCTCAGCACGCACATCGCCAACCTCGACCGGCTGCTGAGCCATCTCGATCTCGGTCCGATAGATCTGGTGGTGCACGACTGGGGCGGCCCGATCGGCATGGGCTGGGCGGTGGCCCACCCGGAGCGCGTGCGGCGTCTGGTGGTGCTGAACACGGCGGCCTTTCTCTCGCCGCGGCTGCCGTGGCGCATCGCCGTATGTCGCTACCCGCTCTTCGGCGACCTGGCCGTGCGGGGGCTCAACGCCTTTGTTCTCGGCGGCACGGTGATGGCCGTCGAACGCCCCATGCACCCTGAGGTGCGCTATGGTTACCTGCTGCCATACCGCCGCTGGCGCGACCGGGTCGCCATCCAGCGTTTCGTGCGCGATATTCCGATGCATCCCGGCCATCCCGCCTGGGCCGTGGTTGACGCAATTGACCGCGATCTGGCCGCGCTGCGGAAGCATCCGATGCTCATTCTCTGGGGCGGCAGGGACTGGTGCTTCACCGACCATTTTCTCGCCGGCTGGCTCCAACGCTTCCCGGATGCTGAGGCGGTGCGTTTTGACGACGCCGGTCACTACGTGCTCGAAGATGCCCACGAGGAGATTGTGCCGCGCGTGCGGCGCTTCCTGGCGTAG